The Oncorhynchus tshawytscha isolate Ot180627B linkage group LG08, Otsh_v2.0, whole genome shotgun sequence genome window below encodes:
- the LOC112256691 gene encoding dihydrolipoyllysine-residue succinyltransferase component of 2-oxoglutarate dehydrogenase complex, mitochondrial isoform X2 — protein MTPDSPGINVSARQAVPGLSASCSVTVNNPTKCEARSSIFQIRYFKTSVACRNEVITVKTPAFAESVTEGDVRWEKAVGDSVKEDEVVCEIETDKTSVQVPSPAAGVIEELLVPDGEKVEGGQALFKLRKGAVAAQAAEAPAAAVVAAPPPPHDAATTPSPAPSAVGPIPTTMPPVPPVPGAAIFATPVSAIKPTAAPAAPAAVTDGGGKPVRTEHRVKMNRMRLRIAQRLKEAQNTCAMLTTFNEVDMSNISELRKAYKDAFLKKHNIKLGFMSAFVKASAYALMEQPAVNGVIDDTTKEIVYRDYVDISVAVATPKGLVVPVIRGVEGMNFADIEKTINELGEKARKNELAVEDMDGGTFTISNGGVFGSMFGTPIINPPQSAILGMHGIFERPVAIEGKVEIRPMMYVALTYDHRLIDGREAVTFLRKIKTVVEDPRVLLLDM, from the exons GATTGTCAGCTAGCTGTAGTGTCACTGTCAATAACCCTAC GAAATGTGAAGCCAGGTCCAGCATCTTCCAAATCAGATACTTCAAGACATCTGTAGCTTGCA GGAATGAAGTCATCACAGTAAAGACACCTGCATTTGCAGAGTCTGTCACGGAGGGGGATGTGAGGTGGGAGAAAG CGGTTGGTGATTCTGTCAAAGAGGATGAGGTGGTTTGCGAAATTGAGACGGACAAG ACATCCGTGCAGGTGCCGTCTCCTGCTGCTGGGGTGATTGAGGAGCTGCTGGTCCCTGATGGGGAGAAGGTCGAGGGAGGACAGGCTCTCTTCAAACTCCGGAAAGGAG CTGTTGCTGCCCAAGCTGCAGAggccccagcagcagcagtagtagccgCTCCTCCACCCccccatgatgcagccacaacgccctctcctgctccctctgcaGTGGGCCCCATCCCTACCACTATGCCCCCAGTGCCACCCGTCCCAGGAGCTGCCATCTTTGCCACACCAG TTTCAGCCATCAAACccactgctgctcctgctgccccAGCTGCTGTCACAGATGGAGGGGGTAAACCAGTCAGGACAGAGCACAGG GTGAAGATGAACCGTATGCGTCTGAGAATCGCCCAGAGACTGAAGGAAGCCCAGAACACCTGCGCTATGTTGACAACATTTAATGAGGTCGACATGAG CAACATCAGTGAGCTGAGGAAGGCCTACAAAGACGCTTTCCTGAAGAAACACAACATCAAGCTGGGCTTCATGTCTGCATTTGTCAAGGCTTCAGCATATGCTCTGATGGAACAGCCTGCCGTCAACGGAG TCATTGACGACACCACCAAAGAGATTGTGTACAGGGACTACGTGGACATCAGTGTGGCTGTAGCAACACCAAAG gGCTTGGTGGTGCCTGTCATCCGTGGAGTGGAGGGAATGAACTTCGCTGACATTGAAAAGACCATCAACGAGCTGGGGGAGAAG GCTCGTAAGAATGAGCTGGCCGTGGAGGACATGGATGGAGGAACCTTCACCATCAGCAACGGTGGCGTGTTTGGATCCATGTTTGGCACACCCATCATCAACCCTCCGCAGTCTGCCATCCTGGGAATGCATGGTATCTTCGAGAGGCCAGTGGCCATCGAGGGCAAG GTGGAGATCCGCCCTATGATGTACGTGGCTCTGACGTACGACCATCGCCTCATCGACGGCAGAGAGGCGGTCACCTTCCTGCGTAAGATCAAGACTGTGGTAGAAGATCCCAGAGTGCTGCTACTGGACATGTGA
- the LOC112256691 gene encoding dihydrolipoyllysine-residue succinyltransferase component of 2-oxoglutarate dehydrogenase complex, mitochondrial isoform X1, which produces MLSYSRCLTRNFGRSLSVFRQGINVSARQAVPGLSASCSVTVNNPTKCEARSSIFQIRYFKTSVACRNEVITVKTPAFAESVTEGDVRWEKAVGDSVKEDEVVCEIETDKTSVQVPSPAAGVIEELLVPDGEKVEGGQALFKLRKGAVAAQAAEAPAAAVVAAPPPPHDAATTPSPAPSAVGPIPTTMPPVPPVPGAAIFATPVSAIKPTAAPAAPAAVTDGGGKPVRTEHRVKMNRMRLRIAQRLKEAQNTCAMLTTFNEVDMSNISELRKAYKDAFLKKHNIKLGFMSAFVKASAYALMEQPAVNGVIDDTTKEIVYRDYVDISVAVATPKGLVVPVIRGVEGMNFADIEKTINELGEKARKNELAVEDMDGGTFTISNGGVFGSMFGTPIINPPQSAILGMHGIFERPVAIEGKVEIRPMMYVALTYDHRLIDGREAVTFLRKIKTVVEDPRVLLLDM; this is translated from the exons GATTGTCAGCTAGCTGTAGTGTCACTGTCAATAACCCTAC GAAATGTGAAGCCAGGTCCAGCATCTTCCAAATCAGATACTTCAAGACATCTGTAGCTTGCA GGAATGAAGTCATCACAGTAAAGACACCTGCATTTGCAGAGTCTGTCACGGAGGGGGATGTGAGGTGGGAGAAAG CGGTTGGTGATTCTGTCAAAGAGGATGAGGTGGTTTGCGAAATTGAGACGGACAAG ACATCCGTGCAGGTGCCGTCTCCTGCTGCTGGGGTGATTGAGGAGCTGCTGGTCCCTGATGGGGAGAAGGTCGAGGGAGGACAGGCTCTCTTCAAACTCCGGAAAGGAG CTGTTGCTGCCCAAGCTGCAGAggccccagcagcagcagtagtagccgCTCCTCCACCCccccatgatgcagccacaacgccctctcctgctccctctgcaGTGGGCCCCATCCCTACCACTATGCCCCCAGTGCCACCCGTCCCAGGAGCTGCCATCTTTGCCACACCAG TTTCAGCCATCAAACccactgctgctcctgctgccccAGCTGCTGTCACAGATGGAGGGGGTAAACCAGTCAGGACAGAGCACAGG GTGAAGATGAACCGTATGCGTCTGAGAATCGCCCAGAGACTGAAGGAAGCCCAGAACACCTGCGCTATGTTGACAACATTTAATGAGGTCGACATGAG CAACATCAGTGAGCTGAGGAAGGCCTACAAAGACGCTTTCCTGAAGAAACACAACATCAAGCTGGGCTTCATGTCTGCATTTGTCAAGGCTTCAGCATATGCTCTGATGGAACAGCCTGCCGTCAACGGAG TCATTGACGACACCACCAAAGAGATTGTGTACAGGGACTACGTGGACATCAGTGTGGCTGTAGCAACACCAAAG gGCTTGGTGGTGCCTGTCATCCGTGGAGTGGAGGGAATGAACTTCGCTGACATTGAAAAGACCATCAACGAGCTGGGGGAGAAG GCTCGTAAGAATGAGCTGGCCGTGGAGGACATGGATGGAGGAACCTTCACCATCAGCAACGGTGGCGTGTTTGGATCCATGTTTGGCACACCCATCATCAACCCTCCGCAGTCTGCCATCCTGGGAATGCATGGTATCTTCGAGAGGCCAGTGGCCATCGAGGGCAAG GTGGAGATCCGCCCTATGATGTACGTGGCTCTGACGTACGACCATCGCCTCATCGACGGCAGAGAGGCGGTCACCTTCCTGCGTAAGATCAAGACTGTGGTAGAAGATCCCAGAGTGCTGCTACTGGACATGTGA